The Alphaproteobacteria bacterium LSUCC0719 genomic interval TTGTGCCGGTTGGCGTCCGCCCTGCCGGCTTGCAAAAATTCCTGTGCGGGCCCTAGAAAGGCTCATCCAGACGGCGAGCCAGTTCCTCGACATTTTCCGGCGGCCACGTCGGAATATCCATGCCAAGCTCCAGGTTCATGCCCTTCAGCACTTCCTTGATCTCGTTCAGCGACTTGCGTCCGAAATTCGGAGTGCGAAGCATTTCATACTCGGTCTTCAGCACCAGATCGCCGATATATACGATGTTGTCGTTCTTCAGGCAGTTGGCCGAACGAACCGACAGCTCAAGCTCGTCAACCTTGCGAAGCAGGTTGCGGCTGAACGGCAGATCCTCGCCGTCTTCCTCGCTCGGCTGTTCCTTCGGCTCTTCGAAATTGATGAAGGTCTGAAGCTGTTCCTGAAGGATCCGCGCGGCATAGGCAACGGCGTCTTCAGGGGTGATCGATCCATCTGTCTCGACAGTCAGAAGCAGCTTGTCATAGTCGGTGATCTGACCGACACGCGCATTATCGACCTTGTAGGCCACCTGACGGACAGGGCTGTAGATGGCATCGATCGGAATCAGCCCGATTGGCGAATCCTCGGCGCGCATATTGCCGGCCGGCACATAACCCTTGCCGGTGGTCACAGTCAGTTCCATCGCCAGGCTGG includes:
- a CDS encoding DNA-directed RNA polymerase subunit alpha, with product MIEKNWLDLKKPDELEIKQSEYNPSQAVIEVGPFERGFGVTIGNALRRVLLSSLQGSAISAVQIQGVVHEFSSIPGVREDVTDLVLNLKGVSVRVDEEGAKRLRLAAEGPATVTAGMISETAGVEIMNPDHVLCQLDKGASLAMELTVTTGKGYVPAGNMRAEDSPIGLIPIDAIYSPVRQVAYKVDNARVGQITDYDKLLLTVETDGSITPEDAVAYAARILQEQLQTFINFEEPKEQPSEEDGEDLPFSRNLLRKVDELELSVRSANCLKNDNIVYIGDLVLKTEYEMLRTPNFGRKSLNEIKEVLKGMNLELGMDIPTWPPENVEELARRLDEPF